A window of the Miscanthus floridulus cultivar M001 chromosome 14, ASM1932011v1, whole genome shotgun sequence genome harbors these coding sequences:
- the LOC136502966 gene encoding uncharacterized protein gives MGRFGVTRLAAALLAIVRTAEEADAGAAAHVATLLAVNCGGAPLVADLIARFSRTLPSVGVTQHTVLVSNWQKGYELELNVLGLRISGGLVGAFVTLGRIDMSFNTLVRERNAMLPTISSKIFSSDRMESVGGPTGEENVQDARQQNGHQRQVVVRRFHFAFQLDLALIIKLTAVVFLFSQEGSKQRLFLLILFASLIYLYQTGAITPFVRWLQRAGGAAARPPQAPARVENRAPLPAQNDGNEQPKGPANPDQAAENHEQDAATGNENPQEAEVEGNQRNWLGGVLKEVQLVVVGFVASLLPGFQHND, from the exons ATGGGCAGGTTCGGCGTCACGCGCctcgcggcggcgctgctggccaTCGTGCGCACCGCCGAGGAAGCGGACGCGGGCGCTGCCGCCCACGTGGCCACGCTCTTGGCGGTGAACTGCGGCGGCGCGCCCCTCGTGGCTGACCTCATTGCGCGCTTCTCACGCACTTTACCTAGCGTAGGCGTTACCCAG CATACAGTGCTTGTTTCCAATTGGCAAAAGGG ATATGAGCTTGAattaaatgttcttggacttag AATTTCTGGTGGCTTGGTTGGAGCATTTGTAACATTGGGcaggattgacatgtcattcaacaCATTAGTGCGAGAGAGGAACGCTATGCTTCCTACAATTTCATCAAAG ATATTCAGCTCAGACCGAAT GGAAAGCGTCGGTGGTCCTACTGGTGAAGAGAATGTACAGGATGCTAGGCAGCAAAATGGACATCAAAGACAAGTTGTTGTGAGGAGGTTTCACTTTGCTTTTCAGCTTGACTTGGCCTTGATCATCAAACTAACCGCAGTGGTGTTTCTCTTTAGCCAGGAAGGCTCGAAACAAAGGTTGTTTCTTCTCATACTGTTTGCCTCATTGATTTACTT ATATCAAACCGGAGCTATTACACCTTTTGTAAGATGGCTTCAGCGGGCGGGAGGTGCAGCTGCTCGTCCACCACAGGCCCCTGCTCGGGTTGAGAACCGTGCTCCTCTGCCTGCCCAGAATGATGGCAATGAGCAGCCCAAAG GGCCTGCAAACCCTGACCAAGCTGCTGAGAACCATGAACAAGATGCTGCAACTGGTAACGAGAATCCGCAAGAGGCAGAGGTAGAAGGAAATCAGCGCAATTGGCTTGGAGGTGTCTTGAAAGAGGTCCAGCTGGTTGTTGTAGGGTTTGTTGCATCGCTTCTTCCTGGTTTTCAGCACAATGACTAG